The proteins below come from a single Holdemania massiliensis genomic window:
- a CDS encoding PTS system mannose/fructose/N-acetylgalactosamine-transporter subunit IIB has product MIVQLRIDERLIHGQITTAWSRFLDVSRIVVASDKLAKDPLTTQTLLMSAPAGKKVAVKTIPDAIKLLSDPRVDTVRVLIIVDNPKDAVALVKALPISEVNVANYVKKKSANKVNLTRGVNSDPEDLVYFKELAQIGGHVFSQLIPSNPSENFAEIVSKL; this is encoded by the coding sequence ATGATTGTTCAACTAAGAATTGACGAGCGCCTGATCCATGGACAAATCACCACGGCTTGGTCCCGCTTTCTGGATGTCAGCCGGATTGTGGTTGCCAGCGACAAACTGGCAAAAGATCCGCTGACCACGCAGACGCTGCTGATGTCAGCGCCGGCTGGGAAGAAAGTCGCAGTCAAAACGATTCCCGATGCGATTAAGCTGCTGTCGGATCCGCGTGTCGATACGGTCAGGGTTCTGATCATCGTCGACAATCCGAAGGATGCGGTCGCTTTAGTCAAAGCGCTGCCGATCAGTGAAGTGAACGTGGCCAACTACGTCAAAAAGAAATCTGCGAATAAGGTCAATCTGACACGGGGAGTCAATTCCGATCCGGAAGATCTGGTTTATTTCAAAGAACTGGCTCAGATTGGGGGACATGTATTTTCTCAGCTGATTCCATCCAATCCAAGTGAAAATTTCGCTGAGATCGTTTCCAAACTTTAA
- a CDS encoding PTS system mannose/fructose/N-acetylgalactosamine-transporter subunit IIB, with the protein MIVFIRCDDRLIHGQCQTKIIPLNKITRVIGVDDATATNPMLKRIFEMAAPQGVKVTVHTFDDALTPIRKCMINEKRTLIITRRPSTLLKIYQAIPDLMKTVNVANIPKEKDGFWVRRDIWINEEELAALKELDQLGISIQFQQFPGDGQPELYFKDIKDQH; encoded by the coding sequence ATGATTGTTTTTATTCGCTGCGATGACCGTCTGATTCACGGTCAATGTCAAACTAAAATTATTCCGCTCAACAAAATCACGCGGGTGATCGGTGTGGATGATGCCACAGCGACCAATCCGATGTTAAAACGTATTTTTGAAATGGCTGCGCCGCAGGGCGTGAAAGTAACTGTTCATACGTTTGACGATGCCTTAACGCCAATTCGCAAATGCATGATCAATGAAAAACGCACGCTGATCATCACCCGCCGGCCATCAACCTTGTTAAAAATCTACCAGGCGATTCCGGATCTGATGAAAACTGTCAATGTCGCCAACATTCCTAAGGAAAAGGATGGCTTCTGGGTACGCCGGGATATTTGGATTAATGAAGAAGAGCTTGCCGCATTAAAAGAACTGGATCAATTGGGGATTTCGATTCAGTTTCAGCAGTTCCCGGGCGACGGCCAGCCGGAGCTGTATTTCAAGGACATTAAAGATCAGCATTAA
- a CDS encoding MBL fold metallo-hydrolase, which translates to MPGSFKKNTALGAVPRPIHSDLKSKRIVWETEHPVRWSFMKILRETSSLKQFYPEINPYTEVYQVREGVYALYNDSFDGAGDVWMYLVDGPEKALLVDTSFGVGDLKGLIRHLIGDKELIVVNTHAHYDHCYGNAQFERVYCHRNEVLDLQTKNNPDIWDYLFNNTDQPIQVWDEWIQPGEPVYTHFDKEDIIIDRHHKENYVPYEIIGIEDGHLFDLGDGYLVEAVLLPGHTPGQCGFYDHHHHILFSGDTTGIGSRPKGTAYGEFCTVEALGEALRKLQPRFAEINGVFPGHGAWDQSPLILQYLLNTVEQVLKNPENSDGERVFERDGQRHVSRTKNIHQWTALRYSPDRVYKHQFTEE; encoded by the coding sequence ATGCCGGGAAGTTTTAAGAAAAATACAGCCTTGGGCGCCGTTCCGCGTCCGATCCATTCCGATTTAAAGTCTAAACGAATCGTTTGGGAAACGGAACATCCAGTCCGCTGGTCCTTTATGAAGATTCTGCGGGAAACGAGCTCATTGAAACAGTTTTATCCAGAGATCAACCCGTATACCGAAGTTTATCAAGTCCGCGAAGGTGTGTATGCGTTGTATAACGACAGCTTCGATGGGGCCGGTGATGTTTGGATGTACTTGGTCGATGGCCCTGAAAAGGCGCTGTTGGTGGATACGTCATTTGGTGTGGGCGATCTGAAAGGTTTGATCCGGCATTTGATCGGAGATAAAGAACTGATCGTTGTCAATACGCATGCGCATTATGATCATTGCTACGGCAACGCACAGTTTGAGCGGGTGTACTGCCACCGAAACGAAGTTTTGGATCTGCAGACAAAGAACAATCCGGATATCTGGGATTATCTGTTTAACAATACCGATCAGCCGATTCAGGTCTGGGATGAGTGGATTCAGCCGGGTGAGCCGGTATATACCCATTTTGATAAGGAAGATATCATCATTGACCGACACCACAAGGAGAACTATGTTCCGTATGAGATTATCGGCATTGAAGATGGACATTTGTTTGATTTAGGCGATGGATATCTTGTTGAAGCTGTCCTGCTTCCGGGACACACACCGGGACAATGTGGTTTCTATGATCATCATCATCACATTTTGTTCAGCGGCGATACAACGGGAATCGGCAGCCGTCCGAAGGGTACGGCTTACGGTGAGTTCTGCACTGTTGAAGCGCTGGGCGAGGCTTTGCGGAAGCTGCAGCCGCGGTTTGCGGAAATCAACGGTGTTTTCCCAGGGCATGGCGCTTGGGATCAATCCCCATTAATCCTGCAGTATTTATTGAATACGGTTGAACAGGTATTAAAGAATCCGGAAAATTCCGATGGTGAGCGGGTATTTGAGCGGGATGGACAGCGGCATGTTTCCCGCACCAAAAACATTCATCAATGGACAGCACTGCGATACAGCCCGGATCGGGTTTATAAGCATCAGTTTACTGAAGAATAG
- a CDS encoding PTS system mannose/fructose/sorbose family transporter subunit IID produces MTQNTERLQALKSDKKFVNKAFWAYNWSIPMNFTRERMLGCSMVCMLARVADEIYPEDVEKQKELCRNHEVFFNTQQGLGAVIYGIVLGMEVERAHDDTITNELIQSIKQALAGPLAGLGDSLIQALITPILISIAIGLSTEGSILGALFLFAAYTVINAILCLTLFKTGYKYGIIGAETLVSSNMKERVIPAFEALGITVIGGVLAGIMNVKTGLVASFGQTSINIQTDVLDAFFPKILTLVICFIVYYLVKEKKWSATKIMLWMIPVAIIGYMTTILA; encoded by the coding sequence ATGACACAGAACACAGAACGCCTTCAGGCGTTAAAGAGCGATAAGAAATTTGTCAACAAAGCCTTCTGGGCTTACAACTGGTCAATCCCGATGAACTTTACGCGGGAACGGATGTTAGGCTGCTCGATGGTTTGTATGCTGGCACGCGTCGCGGATGAAATTTATCCGGAAGATGTGGAAAAGCAGAAGGAACTGTGCCGCAACCATGAAGTTTTCTTCAACACGCAGCAGGGTCTGGGCGCGGTCATTTATGGAATTGTTCTGGGTATGGAAGTTGAACGAGCCCATGACGACACGATCACCAACGAACTGATCCAGTCGATTAAGCAGGCGCTGGCCGGACCGCTGGCAGGTTTGGGCGATTCGCTGATTCAGGCTCTGATCACGCCGATCCTGATTTCCATTGCGATCGGCTTAAGTACGGAAGGTTCCATCTTAGGTGCGCTGTTCTTATTTGCCGCCTATACGGTCATCAATGCGATTCTGTGCTTAACCTTATTCAAGACGGGTTATAAATACGGAATCATCGGTGCGGAAACGTTAGTCAGCTCGAATATGAAGGAACGGGTTATTCCGGCCTTTGAAGCCTTGGGCATCACGGTGATCGGCGGTGTTCTGGCAGGCATCATGAATGTCAAGACCGGACTGGTCGCTTCCTTCGGTCAGACCAGCATCAACATCCAAACCGATGTTCTGGACGCCTTCTTTCCGAAGATTTTGACCCTGGTCATCTGCTTCATCGTGTACTATTTGGTAAAAGAAAAGAAATGGTCGGCAACGAAGATCATGTTGTGGATGATCCCAGTTGCGATTATCGGTTACATGACAACGATTCTGGCTTAA
- a CDS encoding MATE family efflux transporter, with product MEAAGKRRQVGTNLTEGPILTTLLIFAIPIVLTNIVQQLYSMVDLSVIGQFVGNVGSIAVNTGGEMADLVSPVAMGFAGAGQIYIAQLAGSGMEDKMKKTVGTLLTFTIVCSLVLMGLGILFCQPILQLLNCPQVALSQASQYMIITALGYPFIFGYNAVCGVLRGMGESKKPLLFILVAAAANIFLDILLVAVFHMGAAGTAIATVVSQLCSFLAAFLYLWIQREHFDFELKLRYFQIDMPILKVLVRLGIPQVFRSLMVRTGMLWVNASANSYGVVVSTTNGVGNKLQKFLEVFISGVDTAAASMIGQNLGAHKPERAGKTTWVTAGCCVVLAGLSSLLCVLIPHVIFGIFTQDAAVIEMGTTFLRIFTIHFFASAITGSFQAMVTGCGFVEMGFLLGLLDGVICKIGLSLIFINVFHMGYEGLWYGVACSRIVNGVICIAYYLSGKWKTRKLLTE from the coding sequence ATGGAAGCCGCGGGAAAACGCAGGCAGGTCGGCACGAACCTGACTGAGGGACCAATCCTGACCACACTGCTGATCTTTGCGATTCCGATTGTTCTGACGAATATTGTCCAACAGCTGTATTCGATGGTCGACTTATCGGTCATCGGTCAGTTTGTCGGCAATGTTGGAAGCATCGCTGTCAATACCGGCGGCGAGATGGCGGATCTGGTCAGTCCGGTCGCGATGGGCTTTGCCGGAGCAGGACAGATCTATATCGCTCAGCTGGCGGGATCCGGCATGGAAGATAAGATGAAAAAAACGGTCGGAACGCTTCTGACATTTACGATTGTCTGTTCCCTAGTGTTAATGGGATTGGGTATTTTGTTCTGTCAGCCGATTCTGCAGCTGTTGAATTGTCCGCAGGTGGCGCTGTCGCAGGCGTCGCAGTACATGATCATCACGGCTTTGGGGTATCCGTTTATCTTCGGCTATAACGCGGTTTGCGGTGTGCTGCGGGGCATGGGCGAATCCAAAAAGCCGCTGCTGTTTATTCTGGTAGCGGCGGCTGCCAACATTTTTCTGGATATTCTGCTGGTCGCCGTTTTCCACATGGGGGCTGCCGGAACGGCCATCGCTACGGTTGTTTCCCAGCTTTGTTCGTTTTTGGCGGCATTCCTCTATCTGTGGATTCAGCGTGAACACTTTGATTTTGAACTTAAACTGCGTTATTTCCAGATTGATATGCCGATTTTGAAGGTGCTGGTTCGCCTGGGCATTCCGCAGGTTTTCCGTTCCCTCATGGTGCGGACGGGCATGCTTTGGGTTAATGCGTCGGCCAATTCTTACGGCGTTGTGGTTTCCACAACCAATGGTGTGGGCAACAAGCTGCAGAAGTTCCTGGAGGTTTTCATCTCCGGCGTCGATACAGCGGCAGCCAGTATGATCGGTCAGAATCTGGGAGCACACAAGCCGGAGCGGGCCGGGAAAACAACCTGGGTCACAGCCGGCTGCTGTGTCGTGCTGGCAGGTCTCTCATCGCTGCTGTGCGTTTTGATTCCGCATGTCATCTTTGGCATCTTTACCCAGGATGCAGCTGTTATTGAAATGGGAACGACCTTTTTACGGATCTTTACTATTCATTTCTTTGCCTCAGCGATCACCGGATCCTTCCAGGCGATGGTGACTGGCTGCGGATTTGTGGAGATGGGCTTCCTGCTTGGCCTTTTGGATGGCGTTATCTGTAAGATCGGCCTGAGTTTGATCTTCATCAACGTCTTTCACATGGGGTATGAAGGTCTGTGGTATGGCGTGGCTTGTTCCCGCATCGTCAACGGTGTGATCTGCATCGCTTATTATCTCAGCGGCAAATGGAAAACCAGGAAGCTATTAACAGAATAG
- a CDS encoding phosphoribosylaminoimidazolesuccinocarboxamide synthase — MNKVYTGKTKDVYALDNGNYQLKFKDDCTGTDGVFDPGANTVGLQIEGIGRENLKVSVYFFEILKKAGVKTHYVSADIENATMEVLPAEVFGKGLEVICRYRAVGSFIRRYGAYMESGTPLNAYVETTLKDDDLGDPLITPDGLEAIGVMTLDQYAEMKAMTQKISGIVKETLAEKGLDLYDIKFEFGYYQGEVILIDEIASGNMRVYKDGEIVEPTDLTKLILG; from the coding sequence ATGAATAAAGTTTACACAGGTAAGACAAAAGATGTTTATGCATTAGACAACGGCAACTATCAGCTGAAGTTCAAGGATGACTGCACCGGAACTGACGGCGTATTCGATCCGGGAGCGAACACAGTTGGACTTCAGATCGAAGGCATTGGTCGTGAGAATCTGAAAGTTTCAGTTTATTTCTTCGAAATTCTGAAGAAGGCAGGTGTTAAAACGCACTATGTCAGCGCAGATATTGAGAATGCAACGATGGAAGTCCTGCCGGCGGAAGTTTTCGGCAAGGGCTTGGAAGTGATCTGCCGCTATCGTGCGGTCGGAAGCTTTATCCGTCGCTACGGTGCTTACATGGAAAGCGGTACACCGTTAAACGCATATGTTGAAACCACATTGAAGGATGACGACCTGGGCGATCCGCTGATCACACCGGATGGTCTGGAAGCCATCGGCGTGATGACTCTGGATCAGTATGCGGAAATGAAAGCCATGACGCAGAAAATTTCAGGGATTGTTAAAGAAACGCTGGCAGAAAAAGGTCTGGATCTTTATGATATCAAGTTTGAGTTCGGTTATTACCAGGGCGAAGTCATCCTGATTGATGAAATCGCATCAGGCAATATGCGCGTTTATAAAGACGGTGAAATCGTAGAACCGACCGATCTGACGAAACTGATTTTAGGCTAA
- a CDS encoding PTS sugar transporter subunit IIC, translating into MQITILQAILLGLFCFLVSTGMFPLGWLSMNIMSKPLIHCLIIGMIMGDMKNAMIIGCVIQAAYIGQMSIGGVATLPKINIALWFALPLTLVSGGDAAECLTIALAFAAVQNILDTVGNLVKVGFLHRQDALIEKGKIKQAWWFPAAGHIWTLVSCLVIVPVFCLAGSAVISSIVSALPPQINAITSTFTGLLPAIGFMILMVTLIHSPFQWIYFLFGFVLAAALGWDTISITVVGCVIAYLIFQFTPDKKMAAAGVEEDDD; encoded by the coding sequence ATGCAAATCACCATTCTTCAAGCGATTCTGCTTGGACTCTTCTGCTTCCTGGTTTCAACCGGGATGTTCCCGCTGGGCTGGCTGAGCATGAATATCATGAGCAAGCCGCTGATCCACTGTCTGATCATCGGCATGATCATGGGGGACATGAAAAACGCGATGATCATCGGCTGCGTCATTCAGGCGGCCTATATCGGTCAGATGTCGATCGGCGGGGTCGCAACCTTGCCCAAAATCAATATTGCGCTCTGGTTTGCTTTGCCGCTGACCTTGGTTTCGGGCGGCGATGCGGCAGAATGTCTGACGATTGCTTTGGCTTTTGCGGCTGTTCAGAACATTCTGGATACCGTGGGCAACCTGGTGAAAGTCGGCTTCCTGCACCGTCAGGACGCCTTGATTGAAAAGGGGAAAATTAAACAAGCCTGGTGGTTCCCGGCTGCGGGACACATCTGGACATTGGTTTCCTGTCTGGTCATTGTTCCAGTATTCTGTTTAGCCGGATCGGCCGTCATCAGCAGTATTGTCAGTGCACTGCCGCCGCAGATCAATGCGATCACTTCAACCTTTACAGGTCTGCTTCCGGCAATCGGCTTTATGATCCTGATGGTTACCTTGATTCATTCACCGTTCCAGTGGATTTATTTCCTGTTCGGCTTTGTCCTGGCCGCGGCTTTGGGCTGGGATACAATTTCAATTACGGTTGTGGGCTGCGTTATTGCTTATCTGATTTTCCAGTTCACTCCGGATAAAAAGATGGCTGCGGCCGGCGTTGAGGAGGATGACGACTGA
- a CDS encoding PTS mannose/fructose/sorbose/N-acetylgalactosamine transporter subunit IIC: MTNALLIAFAYLLWQVADNWLGWQTFTRPLVLCTLTGLMCGDITTGVIIGAELEAVYMGVSAIGGEAPSNYQAASVLAVGFVVLSGADQGVGLALAVTVGTLINAVKPFTQAIALALHPWFMKIAETGNVRKFRIAMWLQVIFVSQLLNTIVVFLVALGGEAGLQGFISICPAFIINGLNASANMLVVVGLCLTTQAIWNGATTVMYVILGFVAVKYLALGTLPLALIGIVIAFAHFQNSYKLAQSRSASAIGTQAQEGDDFYE; encoded by the coding sequence ATGACCAACGCATTATTGATTGCGTTTGCTTATCTGTTGTGGCAGGTTGCGGACAACTGGCTGGGATGGCAGACGTTTACCCGTCCGTTAGTTTTATGTACATTAACCGGTTTAATGTGCGGGGATATCACGACCGGCGTCATCATCGGCGCCGAACTGGAAGCTGTTTATATGGGAGTTTCCGCGATTGGCGGTGAAGCGCCGTCCAATTATCAGGCCGCTTCCGTCCTGGCTGTCGGCTTCGTTGTTCTTTCTGGTGCTGACCAGGGCGTCGGCTTAGCCTTAGCGGTAACCGTCGGGACGCTGATCAATGCGGTCAAGCCATTTACACAGGCCATCGCTCTGGCACTGCATCCGTGGTTTATGAAAATTGCGGAAACCGGCAATGTTAGAAAATTCCGTATCGCAATGTGGCTGCAGGTCATCTTTGTTTCCCAGCTGCTGAATACGATTGTCGTCTTCTTAGTCGCTTTGGGCGGCGAAGCAGGACTTCAGGGTTTCATCTCAATTTGTCCGGCTTTCATCATCAACGGTTTGAATGCTTCCGCCAACATGCTGGTCGTTGTCGGCTTATGCTTAACAACGCAGGCGATCTGGAATGGCGCAACAACTGTAATGTATGTCATTCTTGGCTTTGTTGCGGTTAAATACCTGGCATTGGGGACTTTGCCATTGGCTCTGATCGGCATTGTTATTGCTTTCGCGCATTTCCAGAACAGTTATAAGTTAGCGCAGAGCCGATCGGCATCCGCCATCGGCACGCAGGCTCAGGAAGGGGATGATTTCTATGAATAA
- a CDS encoding PTS system mannose/fructose/sorbose family transporter subunit IID — MNKAPKLTPEERKMLNKSFYFSLGTNMASSKVSQQSKCFAMAMYPGLEMFYDDPEDRKKAFYRHAGEFFNTHQVFLGLLVGIALAMEKQQAEHPEEDITETISTLKASLMGPTAGIGDSFFFNCYRVIIAGLCIGLSANGSLLGVILFVLLYGGLLLVYKYIFLTAGYRYGTSLITEAFERGIVPLITEAAGILGAIMVGALIAQNVSIKIALQPVIGGAAIDFQGMLDSIMPGLLSLLLWGWSFSRVQKGWSPTKLIFLIMGGCIVLAFFGIL, encoded by the coding sequence ATGAATAAGGCACCGAAGCTGACTCCGGAAGAAAGAAAAATGCTGAATAAATCGTTCTACTTCTCCCTAGGCACCAACATGGCCAGCAGTAAGGTTTCCCAGCAGTCCAAATGCTTTGCGATGGCCATGTATCCAGGACTGGAAATGTTCTATGACGATCCGGAAGACCGCAAAAAAGCCTTCTACCGCCATGCCGGAGAATTCTTTAATACTCATCAGGTTTTCTTAGGCTTATTGGTCGGCATTGCTCTGGCCATGGAAAAACAACAGGCAGAACATCCCGAAGAGGATATCACAGAAACGATTTCCACACTGAAAGCTTCTTTGATGGGGCCGACAGCCGGAATCGGCGACAGCTTCTTCTTCAACTGCTACCGCGTCATCATCGCCGGTTTGTGCATTGGTTTGTCAGCCAACGGCAGTCTGCTGGGCGTCATTCTGTTCGTGCTGTTGTATGGCGGACTGCTTCTGGTCTATAAATATATTTTCTTAACAGCCGGTTACCGCTATGGTACCAGCCTGATCACCGAAGCATTTGAACGCGGCATCGTTCCGCTGATTACCGAAGCCGCGGGTATCCTCGGCGCGATTATGGTCGGTGCGCTGATTGCCCAGAACGTTTCGATTAAGATTGCGTTGCAGCCGGTGATCGGCGGAGCAGCGATTGATTTCCAGGGCATGCTCGATTCGATCATGCCGGGTCTGTTGTCACTGTTATTGTGGGGCTGGAGCTTCTCGCGGGTTCAGAAGGGCTGGTCACCGACCAAGCTGATCTTCTTGATCATGGGCGGCTGTATTGTCCTGGCTTTCTTCGGAATTCTCTAA
- a CDS encoding BglG family transcription antiterminator, translating to MLNELGKTLLQQIAACHDYISSEELSKICNVSINTIRKEIDLINDYLEDHGCFIDTKIASGYFLTLDKPEQAKPFLTQILKEFRQFRYLNYSEFSTAYTIAMKLLTAASYTSIDSLVNSLYCSKSTVLRTLDQTQLIFDQFHLELKNKRNYGLYLEGDEWSKRICLIFMHKVFVHENPQRVRSGIFNALFLNHTDYPNLVRDCVLKVFRSQTEVAVPNIHFIKIAQYILLAKTRSAYAEQLQLSEAQKKLLPLPVYAIARRIYASLPAYFQEGATETDILSLASLIACCMTLKHPSQIPAEALEQIKGEVSEVVAFIGKYYDLQHIFDERFYQDFACYLYGLNLKKEFNFASDAEKLPESTRIGLISADISSLFALYYKVKHGLYLREVDLVDAYYIFNSALFKNNTYYNKMKFAVVSRHGRYYSENLADRMRVQYSRYIQSIEVLEYTEIFEQDLNQYDAVITDINRKILPKTYTGAYIDSRLRSLPAASNSMSAFLIQRFNAKAKRIFREKNFHKGNFTTPMQVYDAIYQLYENEIGDHEHFIHDLKMRNSFISYEKQKNIVLITPLALRLSHPVFEVFINRKPMLWEHAKASVFIFYQQGDGSQENVQIISYLLKQFIHQNELFINTLADRSYKDIISIFQVL from the coding sequence ATGCTTAACGAACTGGGAAAAACGCTTTTGCAGCAAATTGCTGCCTGTCACGATTACATCAGCAGCGAAGAATTGAGCAAGATCTGCAATGTTTCCATCAATACCATTCGCAAAGAAATCGATCTGATTAACGACTACCTTGAGGATCATGGCTGTTTCATCGACACCAAAATCGCTTCCGGTTATTTTTTAACCCTGGACAAGCCGGAACAGGCCAAACCGTTTCTGACGCAGATTCTCAAAGAATTCCGTCAATTCCGATATCTGAACTATTCCGAGTTTTCAACGGCGTACACCATTGCAATGAAGCTTTTGACAGCCGCTTCCTACACCTCGATCGATTCCCTGGTCAACAGTCTGTATTGTTCCAAGAGTACCGTTCTGCGTACCCTCGATCAGACTCAGCTGATTTTTGACCAGTTTCATCTGGAATTGAAAAACAAACGAAATTACGGTCTGTATCTGGAAGGCGATGAATGGTCAAAGCGAATCTGTCTGATTTTCATGCATAAAGTCTTTGTTCACGAAAATCCGCAGCGGGTGCGTTCCGGAATTTTCAACGCGCTGTTTCTCAATCATACCGACTATCCAAATCTTGTCCGCGACTGTGTGCTGAAAGTCTTCCGATCTCAAACTGAGGTTGCGGTGCCGAACATTCATTTCATTAAAATCGCGCAGTACATTCTCTTGGCAAAAACCCGTTCCGCCTATGCTGAACAGCTGCAGCTGAGCGAAGCTCAGAAGAAGCTGCTGCCTTTGCCGGTCTATGCGATTGCCCGACGGATTTACGCCAGCCTGCCAGCTTACTTTCAGGAAGGGGCCACTGAAACCGATATTCTGTCCCTGGCTTCCCTGATCGCCTGCTGCATGACGCTGAAGCATCCCTCACAAATTCCGGCAGAAGCACTGGAACAAATTAAGGGGGAAGTCAGCGAAGTCGTGGCCTTTATCGGAAAATATTATGACCTTCAACATATTTTTGACGAACGTTTCTATCAGGATTTTGCCTGTTATCTCTATGGACTGAATCTGAAAAAAGAATTCAATTTCGCTTCCGATGCGGAGAAGCTGCCGGAATCGACCCGTATTGGTTTGATCTCCGCAGATATCAGCTCGCTGTTTGCCCTTTATTACAAGGTAAAGCATGGTCTGTACCTGCGGGAAGTCGATCTGGTTGACGCTTACTATATCTTCAATTCAGCCTTGTTTAAGAATAATACTTATTATAATAAGATGAAGTTTGCGGTCGTATCCCGACATGGCCGATATTACAGTGAAAATCTGGCGGATCGGATGCGGGTTCAGTACAGCCGTTATATTCAGTCAATTGAGGTGCTGGAATATACCGAGATTTTTGAGCAGGATCTCAATCAATACGATGCGGTCATTACGGATATCAACCGGAAGATTCTGCCGAAGACGTACACCGGAGCTTATATTGACAGCCGACTGCGTTCTCTGCCTGCTGCCTCCAATTCGATGTCTGCCTTCCTGATTCAACGTTTTAATGCCAAAGCCAAGCGAATCTTCCGGGAAAAGAATTTCCACAAAGGCAATTTCACAACGCCAATGCAGGTCTATGACGCAATTTACCAATTGTATGAAAATGAAATTGGCGATCACGAACATTTCATCCATGATTTAAAGATGCGCAACAGCTTCATCAGCTATGAAAAGCAAAAGAATATCGTTTTGATTACACCCCTGGCCTTGCGTTTATCTCATCCGGTGTTTGAGGTCTTTATCAATCGGAAGCCGATGCTGTGGGAACATGCCAAAGCCAGCGTCTTCATTTTTTACCAACAGGGCGACGGCAGTCAGGAAAATGTCCAGATCATCTCGTATTTGCTGAAACAATTTATTCATCAGAACGAACTGTTTATCAATACGCTGGCAGATCGATCCTACAAAGATATCATTTCCATTTTCCAAGTGCTTTAA
- a CDS encoding PTS sugar transporter subunit IIA, whose protein sequence is MVGLVLISHGKMAEGIVDSLSMLFGSRIPQLEICALRENHSPQEFHDQLLQKVAEVDRGDGVLIFADMLGGTPCNQALTIVSEKIRLIVGMNLPMILELLGMRESTDVDAATIVENGRQAIQDAGALLLAGSESSPDDDD, encoded by the coding sequence ATGGTAGGTCTGGTTTTAATCAGTCATGGTAAAATGGCAGAGGGCATCGTGGACTCTTTGTCGATGTTATTTGGTTCCCGGATACCGCAGCTGGAAATCTGTGCGCTGCGTGAGAATCATTCACCGCAGGAATTTCATGATCAGCTGCTGCAGAAAGTTGCGGAAGTCGACCGTGGTGACGGCGTTCTGATCTTTGCCGATATGCTTGGCGGAACACCTTGCAATCAGGCTCTGACAATCGTCAGTGAAAAAATCCGCTTGATCGTCGGAATGAATCTGCCGATGATTTTGGAACTGTTGGGAATGCGGGAAAGTACAGATGTGGATGCGGCGACGATTGTGGAAAATGGCCGTCAGGCGATTCAGGATGCCGGAGCACTGTTGTTAGCCGGATCGGAGTCCTCACCGGATGATGATGACTAA
- a CDS encoding PTS sugar transporter subunit IIA produces the protein MKGILLLSHGDMAQGMLQASSIFFGENLPQVQALGYQMTDDSEAFEEQIGQAVAKLDSGEGVLILTDLFAGTPAHKTTRYLKPGQVDVICGVNLPLFLELLGLRESGDLDLKALMQTGKDGIRLWEVIQPQTDEEFF, from the coding sequence ATGAAAGGAATATTATTGCTGAGTCATGGCGACATGGCGCAGGGCATGCTTCAGGCTTCTTCGATCTTTTTTGGCGAGAATCTGCCCCAGGTGCAGGCGTTGGGGTATCAGATGACCGATGACAGCGAAGCCTTTGAAGAACAGATCGGTCAGGCTGTTGCAAAGCTGGACAGCGGCGAGGGTGTTTTGATCTTAACGGATTTGTTTGCGGGGACACCAGCCCATAAAACCACACGGTATCTGAAGCCGGGACAGGTAGATGTCATCTGCGGCGTGAACTTACCGTTATTTCTGGAACTATTGGGCCTGCGGGAAAGCGGAGATCTTGATTTGAAGGCTTTGATGCAGACCGGGAAAGATGGGATTCGTCTGTGGGAAGTGATTCAGCCACAAACGGATGAGGAATTCTTTTAA